Proteins found in one Borrelia puertoricensis genomic segment:
- a CDS encoding PBSX family phage terminase large subunit, with protein sequence MDIYKLPIFKEMQREYKRDFGIDIMDFIKPKALEVDFKGFESKYLTSKQLKVVRNIEKNNQSKIILSGGIASGKTFLACYLFLKILLTNRNVYKRNTNNFIIGNSQKSLEVNVMSELEDIASMLKIPFRPKFSNTSYFEIDSLKVNLYGGDRASDFERFRGSNSALIYVNEATTLHKETLIECLKRLRVGMQAIIFDTNPDSPEHFFKLDYIDNTKIYSTYNFTTYDNELIPEEFIKTQEEIYRDIPTYKARVLLGEWVPSCDAIFTNVNLTSKHEFISPIAYLDPAYSIGGDNTALCVLERVDQSYYAFIFQEKLPVGDPKMLNTIKIILTNLNVHKLYVEDRDNVSGHGNVTKTFLKLRSGMSHKFKIAPIKPISNKFTRIATLIEPFATSKLSIMDYSSKSAVSDIYKYKGDGKSDDDSLDSLSASYMLLTLSMRTLKAHFTKIRFL encoded by the coding sequence ATGGATATATATAAGCTGCCTATATTTAAAGAAATGCAGCGAGAGTACAAGCGTGATTTTGGTATTGATATAATGGATTTTATTAAGCCTAAAGCATTGGAGGTTGATTTTAAAGGGTTTGAAAGTAAATATTTAACTTCAAAACAACTTAAAGTAGTACGTAATATCGAGAAGAATAATCAAAGTAAAATAATCCTCTCAGGTGGGATTGCTAGCGGTAAAACATTTCTAGCATGTTATCTATTCTTAAAAATACTGCTTACAAATAGGAATGTGTATAAAAGAAATACTAATAATTTTATAATAGGAAATTCCCAAAAATCATTAGAAGTTAATGTTATGAGTGAGTTAGAAGATATTGCTAGTATGCTTAAAATACCCTTTAGGCCAAAATTTTCTAATACATCATATTTTGAAATAGACTCACTAAAAGTTAATCTGTATGGTGGTGATAGGGCAAGTGATTTTGAGCGGTTTAGAGGCTCTAATTCAGCGCTTATTTACGTTAATGAAGCAACTACACTGCATAAAGAAACATTAATAGAATGTTTAAAAAGGCTTAGAGTAGGAATGCAGGCAATTATATTTGATACCAATCCTGACAGCCCGGAGCATTTCTTTAAGCTTGATTATATTGATAATACAAAAATTTACTCTACATATAACTTTACAACATATGATAATGAATTAATACCCGAGGAATTTATTAAAACCCAAGAAGAGATTTACAGGGACATTCCAACATATAAAGCAAGGGTTCTACTTGGAGAATGGGTCCCGTCCTGTGATGCGATATTTACTAATGTTAATCTTACAAGTAAGCATGAATTTATATCCCCAATAGCATATTTAGATCCTGCATACAGTATAGGAGGAGATAATACAGCCCTTTGTGTTTTGGAGCGAGTAGATCAAAGTTATTATGCGTTTATTTTTCAAGAAAAGTTACCAGTAGGTGATCCTAAGATGTTAAATACAATTAAAATTATACTTACAAATCTTAATGTACACAAACTATATGTTGAAGATAGGGATAACGTTTCTGGTCATGGGAATGTGACTAAAACGTTTCTTAAACTTAGGTCGGGTATGAGTCATAAGTTTAAAATTGCTCCAATTAAACCTATAAGTAATAAATTTACTAGAATTGCTACGTTAATAGAGCCATTTGCAACATCTAAACTTAGTATTATGGATTATTCAAGTAAGTCAGCTGTATCTGATATTTATAAGTACAAAGGAGATGGTAAGAGTGATGATGATTCATTAGATAGCCTGTCAGCATCATATATGTTATTGACTCTAAGTATGCGTACTCTTAAAGCTCATTTTACTAAAATAAGGTTCCTATAA
- a CDS encoding DUF603 domain-containing protein, with translation MSRIKKSLDDYVVYFNEGKLNDADIAKEMGVSRVNVGKMRRKWEEIKDNPEYINGTAKLTICEDTLNNILFHASQSTAQARDLKSQFSMAKSMLGLEFINSFSRYLELELKTHNYKIEELESQISNLYKKTLSKKVAHSEEESRELEELKLKLDELKRERELKKMSLCYKTMLKLKATDTDVRSKLQI, from the coding sequence ATGAGTAGAATAAAGAAATCATTAGATGATTATGTTGTTTATTTTAATGAAGGGAAGCTTAATGACGCAGATATTGCAAAAGAGATGGGGGTCAGTCGTGTTAATGTAGGAAAGATGAGACGCAAATGGGAAGAGATTAAAGATAACCCTGAGTATATTAATGGTACTGCTAAGCTTACTATTTGTGAAGATACTTTAAATAATATATTATTTCATGCATCACAAAGTACAGCCCAGGCGCGTGATCTTAAAAGTCAGTTTAGTATGGCTAAAAGTATGTTGGGACTAGAATTTATAAATTCATTTAGTCGTTATTTAGAGTTAGAACTTAAAACTCATAATTACAAAATAGAAGAACTCGAGTCTCAAATTAGCAATCTTTATAAGAAGACTTTAAGTAAAAAAGTTGCACATTCAGAAGAAGAGAGTCGTGAGCTTGAAGAGTTAAAACTTAAACTCGATGAGCTTAAAAGGGAGAGAGAACTTAAGAAAATGTCACTATGTTACAAGACAATGCTAAAGCTTAAAGCTACTGATACAGATGTGCGCTCTAAATTACAAATTTAA